The Candidatus Firestonebacteria bacterium RIFOXYD2_FULL_39_29 genome includes the window CAGTGCGATACATGGCTTGCTCCTTTGGAGTGAATATGCCATATTATATCATGTTAGTAATTTAATTGCGACACAGTCTGAATTACGAATAACCAAATATCTATCCTAGATATTTGGTTATTCGCTTCATTGCGCAAAACTCACCGCACATCGTGCAGGTGTTATCGCCTTTTCCGCTCTTTCTATACTTTGTAATCTTGGCAGGATCTAAAGCGCATTTTTTCTGATTATCCCAATCCAGATTTTTTCTATAGAAGGCCATGCGCTTATCAATTTCCATAGCACCGGGGAGTCCCTTACCTATATCGGCTACATGAGCTGCTATTTTTGAAGCTATGGTTCCTTCACGGACATCATTAATATCCGGAAGACCCAGATGCTCCGCGGGAGTAACATAACAGAGGAAATCAGCGCCTGCAGTACCCGCAATCGCTCCGCCTATGGCCGAGGTAATGTGATCATAACCGGGGGCTATATCCGTAACGAGAGGGCCCAGAACATAAAAAGGCGCTTCATGACAAAGACGTTTTTCCAATAGAATATTTGCTTCTATCTGGTTAATCGGCATATGGCCCGGTCCTTCTATCATTGCTTGAACTCCTGCTTTTAAAGCCCTTTCTGCCAATTCCCCAAGGATAATCAGCTCCTGTACTTGCGCTCTATCAGTGGCATCGGCCAGGCAGCCGGGTCTGAAACCATCTCCCAGCGACAACGTTACATCATATTTCTTCGCAAGATCCAGAAGATAGTCATACTCTTCAAAAAGAGGATTTTCTTTATCGTTATGCATTATCCATTCAGTCAGGAAAGCTCCGCCTCTGCTTACGATATTTGCTATACGCCCTTCTCTTCTCAGACGTCCTATAGTTTCCTTAGTCACCCCGCAATGCACGGTGATAAAATCCACACCATCTTTAATATGTTTTTCAATACCTGCAAACATCTCCTCTTTCGTCATCTCAACTACCGACTTTCTCTTCCTGATCGCTTCCACTGAAGCCTGGTATATCGGGACAGTCCCTACCGCTATTGGTGAATTCTTAATGATCATCGCCCGGGTCTTATCCATATCCCCGCCGGTACTTAGGTCCATTACGGCATCAGCACCGCATTCTATTGCAACTTTAAGTTTTGCAAGTTCCTGTTTTAATGTGGACCTCTCCGGAGAAGTCCCTATATTTACATTTACTTTCGTTTTCAGCCCTTTACCTATTCCACAAACTTTCTTTGGTTTGTGAAGAAGACTTGAGGTAATAACAATACGTCCTGTGGCAATACCGGTACGGATATATTCCTTCGAGACGTTCTCGGACTTTGCAACGGATAACATCTCCCCGGAATATTTACCTTTACGTGCTATTTCGATTTGAGTCATGTTACACCTCTCCCGTTCACAATTTTACTTTACACCCGGACAATAAATTCGAAGTATGAAATTTGAACTCAAAATAAGCACTAAGACTAAAGCACTAAATTCTAAACAATTACTAAACATTTAATAACTAAATCACAAACAAAATCTTTGTATTTATATCAATAAGCTTCCTTTTTAGTGATTAGTGCTTTGATCTTAGTTATTGGTTTTCTTGCTCCGCATATTGCCGATATTACAGCTGCACAGGAAACGCCGGACTTATAGACTTCTTTTATATTAGTGCTGTTTATTCCGCCGATGGCTACGACAGGTATGCTTACTTTTGAAACTACATTTTCTAACCGGCGTAAACCTGCAACCGGAGGTAATCCTTTTTTTGTGTT containing:
- a CDS encoding phosphomethylpyrimidine synthase, yielding MTQIEIARKGKYSGEMLSVAKSENVSKEYIRTGIATGRIVITSSLLHKPKKVCGIGKGLKTKVNVNIGTSPERSTLKQELAKLKVAIECGADAVMDLSTGGDMDKTRAMIIKNSPIAVGTVPIYQASVEAIRKRKSVVEMTKEEMFAGIEKHIKDGVDFITVHCGVTKETIGRLRREGRIANIVSRGGAFLTEWIMHNDKENPLFEEYDYLLDLAKKYDVTLSLGDGFRPGCLADATDRAQVQELIILGELAERALKAGVQAMIEGPGHMPINQIEANILLEKRLCHEAPFYVLGPLVTDIAPGYDHITSAIGGAIAGTAGADFLCYVTPAEHLGLPDINDVREGTIASKIAAHVADIGKGLPGAMEIDKRMAFYRKNLDWDNQKKCALDPAKITKYRKSGKGDNTCTMCGEFCAMKRITKYLG